From the genome of Bacillus sp. Bos-x628:
TTGGACTTAGAACGGGTGGCCAGTGAGACAGCCCCACTTGATGAAGGCGATCTTGAAATGGGCGGCTTTCATGGGGTGGATATTGAAGGGGCTAAGTTTAAAGGGTGGGTTGGTTTTGAAGCATGGAATGATAAGCCGAACCGTTCTTACGATTTTAACTACGCCATCTGGATTCACGAGGAGACATACAATTTAGGGAAACGTTCAAAACAAAAAGCTGGTGGGTCAGGTATATCAGGTAAAAGTTACTCTGTTGGCAATAAGTATCTTACAAGGCCATTAGAGGGTGAAGCACCTACCTACCGAGACATGATTGAACAAGAAATTAAGAAGGCATTGAGATAGAGGAGGAGGTTGAGTGAGTGGTATCTACTATTGATATGGTTCGCTATTTGCGTACTACTTTTCCTGATCTGTTATTTTATCCTATTGAATATCCACTCAACTCACCTACTAAAGCTAACTTAGTGGAAATTCAGGGAAACACCGAGGCTAAGGCTGGGTTATATCCTGTCAATATTCAGATTAAAGTCAGGGACGAACACCCTGCTTATGCTGAGGCAACAAGTCTATTCATCAGACAAGACTTAGAAGAAAAGACAAACTTTACAGTTGGGGAAGTACAGGTTGTTCTGGTTAAGTCTCAAAACCCCTTACCCT
Proteins encoded in this window:
- a CDS encoding minor capsid protein, with amino-acid sequence MVSTIDMVRYLRTTFPDLLFYPIEYPLNSPTKANLVEIQGNTEAKAGLYPVNIQIKVRDEHPAYAEATSLFIRQDLEEKTNFTVGEVQVVLVKSQNPLPLFMGKDEKGRYLYSNNFRFTINEGVIK